The window tgtaatgcttattaacttgtttcctattaattgaatgttttgtttgagttctatgtacataaattatgtcattaatgtatcTATTATGCTATTTTAATATGTCGCCACCTAGTAACTAAGGGTCAATGTAAAAGTcatatttggaattttttttttcaaaatctaataatgccattgtgtttaaatggcctaaaataggctgtgtaccaattttcagacccaacagagccctaaaacccaccgagatgggcctccgagtcaaaaaaaaaaaaatgcaaaaactcgccgagatctcgcccaactcggttttttcgTGGGCCGAGttggctccgagacccgagttttcggaCCATGGATCTCATAAACAAAGAGTCAAGGTCAATATGTACTATTGTCCTTTGAGAGCGAAGTGGACACAACTATTGATTCAAAAGCCTTATCCTGACGCGCTGTGTgccatcttttctttctcttagcTTCGGAGTCTCCATGGGGTTCTCGGTTGGGTCAGATAGGTTCAATTCGGCTCAGTCCTCTTCCGCCTCCCCTAGTGCGAAAGTTCCGACGCACCCCTGACCTATCTTGATGTTAACCAAAAGCCCTATCTAAAGTGGAACCTAGTATAAGTTGTCAAACAAATCATGAATGGAAAAATCAGAATAACCACTAGTGTTCAGTCTTTGGTTTTTCAGAGCAGAGAAGCTTAAGCTTAAAGGATCTAATAAAGCAGGGAGAACTAAGCAAGCAAAGCAAGAGCGCGGGACTCAAGGGCGAGTAGAGGAACCTCCCTTTGAAAAAAGCCAAATAGGGTGATACTTGAGACCTTTGAAAGTAGTCCTCGTCGACTCTCCCACGATTGTATGCTGTTGTTTGACTGAGAGACCTCCTTCAACTTCCCAGAAGAACCAACAAATGAAAGAAAGGATCATTGAAATTTGACTGCCCCTTCAGGTTTTGTCAAGCATTGGTTGCAACATCGAAATTTGACTTCCCCTTGCCGAATTCACCTTGGGCTTTGGGACCAGCTGTTCATTTGGCTATTCCTTTCTATTGAAAAGAAGTCAATTGTCTGTGCGAGTCACCTTCTTCTAGGCTCCGAGTCACCTTCTTCTAGGCTTCACTAACACACATcatgatagggacactccccctgaagTTGGAGTGTATATATCTCCCATACCCATCTTGGAACAACCACCAAGAATTGCAGGCCTAAACAACGCCTTAGTATACATATCGCCATGTTGATCACCTGAGTTAACAAATGAAGTAGATATTAGTTTGTGCGTAACAACATTCCTCACAAAATGATAGtcgacctcaatatgcttagtcctctcatgaaaaaccGGATTAATGACAATATAAGTtgcagcttggttatcacaatacataTCCATAGTTTTAGTAACTGAGAATCCCAACACctaaacatagttgtcaaggcatcacctaggcgtccagttgcctttctctcgccttgatttctagtgtcgcctaggcgacgccttgctgccttgttggtgtcatcTTGGTTTTTAACCCCCTTGATCGCCTTGCTTTGCCTAGGCGCCTTAACAAATATGATCTTGAAGAAAAGAGATTCAGCCACATCATTCAGTTGTCATATGTGCCATAGCTCTTTATTCAGCCTTCGTACTCAATTGAGCAACTGTAAtctgcttcttacttctccatgtaaccagaTTTCTACCAACAAACAAGGCAGTTGCCTTTCTCTCGCCTTGATTTCTagtgtcgcctaggcgacgccttgctgccttgttggtgtcatcTTGGTTTTTAACCCCCTTGATCGCCTTGCTTTGCCTAGGCGCCTTAACAAATATGATCTTGAAGAAAAGAGATTCAGCCACATCATTCAGTTGTCATATGTGCCATAGCTCTTTATTCAGCCTTCGTACTCAATTGAGCAACTGTAAtctgcttcttacttctccatgTAACAAGATTTCTACCAACAAACATACAATACCTAGTAGTAGATCTACGATCACCATCAGCACCAGCCCAAAAAACATCAAAGTAAACCCGTAATACCAGTATGACCATGACGTCGATAAACATGACCTTTCCCGGGAGTACCTTTAAGATAGCTCAAAATGCGacaagcagcatcccaatggGCCTGCTTAGGATTTTCCATGAACTGACTAATAACACCTATAACAAACGAAATATCCAACAAGTCGCATGTACTTGATGTTTATCTGCAAAATCTTTATCATCACATGCTCCAAGCTTCAGACGAGGATTCAAAGGTGTATACATAGGCGTAGATCCCAACATCTTAGTCTTAGATAGAAGATCAAGCGCATGCTTCCTCTAAGATAGTCCGACTCCCTTAGTACTACGACCAACTACAATACCTAAGAAATATCTGAGCACTCCCAAATCTGTCATCTGAAAGTGTCGATGCAAATATACCTTGACATCCTCATCCtcaatccaagaaaaatcaTCACTATAAGTAAggatatcatctacatacacaACCGGAATAACCACCTTGGACTCGCGTCGACAAACAAATACAAAATGATTAGAAAAGCATTACGTGAACCCATAACCACCAATGACCTAACTGAATTTGTCAAACCAAGCACGAGgggattgtttcaacccataaataaCATTGTGACAAAGGGAAACCTTGCATTTCcgcctgagcaacatacccaggaggttgctccatatacacctcctcaagatcaccataaagaaaagcatATTTGATATCAAGTTGATACAAAAGCCATTCAAAATTTAATAGCCAAGGATATCATAACATGAATAGAGTTAAGACGAGCTAATGGAGAGGTCTCATAAAAGTCGACGACATACGTCTGAGTATATCCTTTAGAAATCAAGCGAGCTTTCAGTTGCTCAACATAACCCTCTGATAGGTGCTTGATGGTGTACACCTAACGACACCACACAAGTTCCTTCCCTAGAAGTAAGTCAATAAGAGACCATGTCTTACAATCTAACAAGGCATCCATCTCTACATCCATAGCATTCTTCCAACCAGGATGTAACAATGCTTCCTGGTACTTAGCAAGCACAAACATAGTCGATAAAAGACAAAGCAAAATTACGAAGTAAAGGTGGAAGGTGAGAAGCcgaaaaaaatttagaaatagGATAGACAATATTAGATTGATTAGTACAAGTGCGAATACCTATACGAAGAGGGACTGACAAGTCAATGGAGGTAGGATCCTTAGGCAAAGGTTTTGATGTTGTCGAGGACAGTACAGGAGGAAgggaataaacaaagaaaaagttaGGGAAATGTGCAAGTTATATCTaattatcccaaaaaaatgttctaaaaagataaaaagaaagggggTACTTTAAACAATTGTATTCCTGGTGGTTTTACACTTGACCACTTCCCACATATGGTACATGCATTCAGCTCATTGTTTACTTTTTACTTAAAATGAGTAAAGAAAGTAACCCAAAGTACAACACAAAGTTTCAAAAGAATGACAAAATTGCCGCAAAAGAGAAGTTAACATAAAAACAAATGGCGTGTTTGTAATTTTGAGCCACTTTACTCATTTGGGGCCAAAATTTGACAAATCATATGGGTTTGAAGTCCTCTATCTCATAGATGTGTCCTTGTACTGCCACATTATAGGTGGTGAGGTGTTACTTTCACCAGGCATGGAGTTGTTTAACTTTGACCAAAGGAAAAAATCTGATAGTGTTAGTTTGTAATCTGTGAGAGAGACTCCCGGTTGGATATACCCTATGGTGGCTACCAATCTATAGGATGCATGTGACATGCTCATTGTTTTGTTGGTAGATGGGGCTTCTATAGCAAATTTTATtgctcttctttattttctgttgtaTGTGTTTTATGATTCGTTTCTTATATCTTCTTGTGCTTAATTTGGTATATACAGcccaaatggacatcaatttgTCACCTGCAAGGAAGTCTCTTCATTTTTACTCTCATATTTTGGACCTCAAGATTCATGCCGACAAAATTTTGGTCACAAGGATTGGAGTACTCAGCAGACTCAGAAATTGGCCTCTGAAAGTGTAAGTCATTGTTTACCGAATTGGTTTGTTCCAGTTCATATTCATTTTATTAGATTTATGGGATATACAACAGACTGCAGGTCTTACCTGTCAAGATGGCTACAGCAAGGAAGACCGCATATGCTATTCCACATCACCCATTACATATCAATCAAATGACCATGAGAAGCAAGTTGCCTTATTGGGTGTTGAGAATTTGGCTGAGGTCCAAGTACGGGATCTTTTAGATTGTCACAAATGCAATATGACTTTCCAAGAAAAGGATGCATATTTGCAGCACCTGCTGTCATCTCACCAGAGGAGTGCAAAACGGTGTAAAGTCGGTACATCCATTACTGATGGGGTGATAATTAAAGATGGAAAATATGAATGCCAGTTCTGCCataaaatttttgaagaaaGGCATCGCTACACTGGTCATGTTGGGGTCCATGTAAGGAACTATGTCAAAAATCTTGAAGCTTTACCAAGTCCAATTACCGTGCAAAAAAGCATTGCTCCTTCATCTTTGGGTACTGTTCTTTCTGGTGTACATATGATGGATTCATCAGTTTACATTAACAAGGGTTCTATTCTGGAAACTTCTACTGCCAAAACTAATGATGAACTGAATGTTGGCTCTGTTCATCGTAAGGCGGACATGAATTCTACCCAAGCAATTCATGTTGAATCCAACTGTGAATTGCTGATTAGTTCTTCTGATAGTAAACAGGTTACAGAGGCGGATAAGAATTCTATTCCTGAAGTTACTAATGCTAAATTGGATGAACTGAATGTTGGTTCTCTTCATGCTAAACTTGAGGCAGAGGCAGCTGTTCCATTCTGGAAAACTCCTACTAGTGAATCCATCTGTGAACCCAAGTTTGTACTGAAAGTTGCTTCTTTTCAGTGTAATCTGGTCAAGGAGGCTAGAAAGGAATGTAGTCCAGAAACTTCTACTGCCAAACCTAATGATGAACAGAATGATGGTTCATTTCGTACTAAACTAGAAGAGGTTTCCATTCAGGAAACTCCTATTGATGATACAAACTTCCAACATGATGTTAGCTATTGTCATAGTAAATTGGTTACAAAGGCTAGCAAGGATTTTGTTACTGAAACAGAATCTTTTGATGGAAATAATGGTGGTGCACTTCATAATAAACCGGATGAAACTTCTACTGGTAAATCTAACTGCGACCTGAATGTTATTTCTTCTCGCAATAAACATGATATGGAGGCTTGCAAGTTTGAAGGAACTTTGGTTGAGAAATCTTACGATAAATTATTATCTGATTCTTCAATGCCTGATAGTAAATCAAGAATCACTGGTGAGGTTAACGATGTTGGAAATGATAAAATCAGTTATTGCATGGATTCTGGAACTGCCTTGTCTAATAAGAAAGGATGCAGCACTTCCGAAACTTTTGATGGAAATGATAGTTCTGCATTTACTTCAATTAAGAATGATAAGAGTTGTATTGAGCTAGAAAGGCCTTCTGGAAGCTGTTCACTAATTCCTGGTAATGAGAAAATTTGTGGGCTTGAAGGGAACATGAATGAGGTTCTTACTAGTTTTACAGAGGTGTCCAAATTGAATGATATGGAAAAGTCAGGGAATAATGAACTGGAAAGTGGTTCTGGCGACTTTGATGCTGGACCAAATAAGGATGTTGTAACAGAGACTACTTGGGCCTCTGATGAAGGAAATGGACCAGAGAATGGGGTGGCTGGCTCCTCATTACCATTGATGCAGTCAGCAAGCTTTAATGATGAACTTGGAAGTGGTGGAAGTGGCTTTGGTGGCTATGATACTGGACCCAATATGGACATTGAAACAGAGACAACCCAGACTGCTGATGAAGGAAATGTACCAGATAGTGCGGTGGCTGACTCCTCATTTCCATCGATGCATTCATCAGGCTGTTTTCCAGACCCTAATATGGCCTCAGACAAGGTATCAGGCTTCACTCTTTGTTTTTAGTGTAAGCATGTTTTTGGAAAATGATCAGGAGTTCTGGTAATTATTTTTGTGAATCATGTATTAATCACAATGTCACAAGCATTTATGACCCCCCCTCCTGCCGCCAGAAAAGGGTTTATGGATTGTTGTTGCCATAATTTCATGCTCCTCTTCCACTTTCCTGATACAGAAAGATGAGAGAAGGTCCATGTAAAGGCCATTTCATAATAATAGAATTtagtggaatttttttattttttcaacttGGATCCCTTACTGTTTGGGAGCTAAACGTTGACCAGTGAGATGGGTTCGAGTTTCTCTATTATGCAAAACCATGTTAACCGCATGGCAAGATTTGTTGGAAGACAGCTCACACCCCTGTGACATTTAACTCCcccacccaaaaagaaaaaggaaaagcaaGTGAGGAAGGAAGACCGTTTTTTTCTTTGGAATCTGATTGctgaaccctttttttttgtgtttttctctAGAGTTTGTGTCATTGTTGTGtgctccttccctttttttatattattaatttcttttacttctgggatccatgtagccgaccccatttagttgggaaaaggctgagttGGCTGGTGTTTCTTTGTAATACTGATGGCGAGTGAAGTTTCAGTCTTCTCATCTTACTGTGAGTGGTATTTATAATCAATGGACAGGGAGCAGATGATTTCTGCAATGTCAAGAAGCTTGAAAACACGTCGGGTTTTGAAGAGCTGAGGTTGGATGATATAGAGCCTTCGAGTTTCAGTTTTATGACCCAGCGAGAATCAAGATCTATGGCAGAAGAATCCATGCCCTTTGCATATAATGCAGAGTTGGAGCAAGGGCTTGATTCAACTGTTCAGTTTGAGTGGGAAGCAGTCTACCCAAAGATGGCTGGCACAAATCAGCTTACAACTGTTTGCATATGGTGCAGAATTGAGTTCAACAATGAGGCAGTCGACACTGTAACCCGATCAGATTCGCTTGGTTTTATGTGTCCGGCCTGCAAGGCCAAGATATCAGGTCAAGTAAATGTGGTGGATGCTGGCTTTCCATTGAATTCTGATAGACTATGAACCGTCATGTGCTGCTCTTTTCTCACGagatttttagaaaatctcttTTCATGTTTTGGGTAATTTCTATGCCTCCAGAATGATTTGTTGCAACTTAGAAATGCTGGCGAGTTATTtcagtctcttttttttttttttttttcccactggATAGACTGGCTGCCTTATGGAGTGGCtacttgtcaaatttcatagcTAAATTCAATCATATGCTCCCCAAAAAATTTATTGGCATTTTTCCCATAGTCAAATCTGCCATTTATTCATTTTGCGAGAGGCAGCTTTCACCTTTTCTTAAAGCTTCAGAAAGTCTCCAGTCAAAAAGGAAGGTGTATTTGGCTGAAACTTATCATATGATTAGATGGTTATGAACGATATGTCCAGAAAATTTTACTGCCAACAAATTTTCACTGGGCAGATCTGGCTCTGTATAAGGAAGCCTTTCTTTCATTGATTTCTGTCAGGTGGAGGCTGGTTTACCTATTCTGAGAGCTGGATATATTGCTCATGGATtatccctgttttttttttttattttaaattctggCGGGTAATTGTTTTGAGATGGATTTTAtctctaatattttattaatttcatGTTCCAGGCTGTCTATAAGGAAGCCTTTCCTTCATTTTATTAGTACAAGAGAGATGCGGGAAGAATAGGTTGCTAATTTGCTTTACTGGGTTACAATTGCACAACAGTCCTGGACATGAAGTAGGTTCCCCAGTTTTGGTTCAGCCAAAAAGATGGCCACAAAGAGGATGTCTATTTGGAGTTCTGCTTCTTGCTGGAGTTTCCCTCTGTGGGTTTGATTCTTCTGAAGGTTATAAAATCTATTGAGGTTAGTTGATTCAATCCTGCCTTGTGTATTACATCAGTCTCATTTCTCTAGAGGGGAAAGTGGAAACAAAGATGATAAAGGCAAGTAAGTCCTAGGCTTGGCTTAATGTTTTGTTATGGTTCTTTTAACTCCAAAATGGTTCCTGATGGATAGTTGTATAAACAGTGAGATCTGCTCCAAGAACCGTTCTTTGATGGTCATGTTTAGTAAGTATATTTTGTTTATCACCAAAAGTCTTTCTAACAGGAAAAACACGAGGGAAAATAAATTGCTCATGGAAGCATAATAATTTGGGAGGGGAAACGTATGGTGAGGTACATGTGGGTATAATTTGCTTTGAAGAGGCAAGAAATGCAGAGCAAA is drawn from Telopea speciosissima isolate NSW1024214 ecotype Mountain lineage chromosome 1, Tspe_v1, whole genome shotgun sequence and contains these coding sequences:
- the LOC122654938 gene encoding uncharacterized protein LOC122654938 isoform X2 — translated: MAIVSVDSSSNHMQLEAIPLVDLRLLSQSELNSLSLCSDKTFDLGRCDDVVIPKIDRSVFNESAGSRKQTYSRLRLAPRKPEITNVGRRRRSAGLLPLPKPPPNPIDDPERKENQRIATLLRELFLRDNSVKTDLIPIDSEHREPLPVPLMLDNRVSLQQLPIVVACKEVKKRGRKRKHELKLPQVQGVRNGNVMSNAIVVYENQLNAKDQTMEILNRNGVAVDVAALANLQDPFGPELRRRTVGLETEAALLGFLRQLNGQWGSRRKKRKVVDASDFGDALPKGWKLMLALKRRVGRVWLNCRRYISPNGHQFVTCKEVSSFLLSYFGPQDSCRQNFGHKDWSTQQTQKLASESTAGLTCQDGYSKEDRICYSTSPITYQSNDHEKQVALLGVENLAEVQVRDLLDCHKCNMTFQEKDAYLQHLLSSHQRSAKRCKVGTSITDGVIIKDGKYECQFCHKIFEERHRYTGHVGVHVRNYVKNLEALPSPITVQKSIAPSSLGTVLSGVHMMDSSVYINKGSILETSTAKTNDELNVGSVHRKADMNSTQAIHVESNCELLISSSDSKQVTEADKNSIPEVTNAKLDELNVGSLHAKLEAEAAVPFWKTPTSESICEPKFVLKVASFQCNLVKEARKECSPETSTAKPNDEQNDGSFRTKLEEVSIQETPIDDTNFQHDVSYCHSKLVTKASKDFVTETESFDGNNGGALHNKPDETSTGKSNCDLNVISSRNKHDMEACKFEGTLVEKSYDKLLSDSSMPDSKSRITGEVNDVGNDKISYCMDSGTALSNKKGCSTSETFDGNDSSAFTSIKNDKSCIELERPSGSCSLIPGNEKICGLEGNMNEVLTSFTEVSKLNDMEKSGNNELESGSGDFDAGPNKDVVTETTWASDEGNGPENGVAGSSLPLMQSASFNDELGSGGSGFGGYDTGPNMDIETETTQTADEGNVPDSAVADSSFPSMHSSGCFPDPNMASDKGADDFCNVKKLENTSGFEELRLDDIEPSSFSFMTQRESRSMAEESMPFAYNAELEQGLDSTVQFEWEAVYPKMAGTNQLTTVCIWCRIEFNNEAVDTVTRSDSLGFMCPACKAKISGCTREMREE
- the LOC122654938 gene encoding uncharacterized protein LOC122654938 isoform X1, yielding MAIVSVDSSSNHMQLEAIPLVDLRLLSQSELNSLSLCSDKTFDLGRCDDVVIPKIDRSVFNESAGSRKQTYSRLRLAPRKPEITNVGRRRRSAGLLPLPKPPPNPIDDPERKENQRIATLLRELFLRDNSVKTDLIPIDSEHREPLPVPLMLDNRVSLQQLPIVVACKEVKKRGRKRKHELKLPQVQGVRNGNVMSNAIVVYENQLNAKDQTMEILNRNGVAVDVAALANLQDPFGPELRRRTVGLETEAALLGFLRQLNGQWGSRRKKRKVVDASDFGDALPKGWKLMLALKRRVGRVWLNCRRYISPNGHQFVTCKEVSSFLLSYFGPQDSCRQNFGHKDWSTQQTQKLASESTAGLTCQDGYSKEDRICYSTSPITYQSNDHEKQVALLGVENLAEVQVRDLLDCHKCNMTFQEKDAYLQHLLSSHQRSAKRCKVGTSITDGVIIKDGKYECQFCHKIFEERHRYTGHVGVHVRNYVKNLEALPSPITVQKSIAPSSLGTVLSGVHMMDSSVYINKGSILETSTAKTNDELNVGSVHRKADMNSTQAIHVESNCELLISSSDSKQVTEADKNSIPEVTNAKLDELNVGSLHAKLEAEAAVPFWKTPTSESICEPKFVLKVASFQCNLVKEARKECSPETSTAKPNDEQNDGSFRTKLEEVSIQETPIDDTNFQHDVSYCHSKLVTKASKDFVTETESFDGNNGGALHNKPDETSTGKSNCDLNVISSRNKHDMEACKFEGTLVEKSYDKLLSDSSMPDSKSRITGEVNDVGNDKISYCMDSGTALSNKKGCSTSETFDGNDSSAFTSIKNDKSCIELERPSGSCSLIPGNEKICGLEGNMNEVLTSFTEVSKLNDMEKSGNNELESGSGDFDAGPNKDVVTETTWASDEGNGPENGVAGSSLPLMQSASFNDELGSGGSGFGGYDTGPNMDIETETTQTADEGNVPDSAVADSSFPSMHSSGCFPDPNMASDKGADDFCNVKKLENTSGFEELRLDDIEPSSFSFMTQRESRSMAEESMPFAYNAELEQGLDSTVQFEWEAVYPKMAGTNQLTTVCIWCRIEFNNEAVDTVTRSDSLGFMCPACKAKISGQVNVVDAGFPLNSDRL